One stretch of Glycine soja cultivar W05 chromosome 7, ASM419377v2, whole genome shotgun sequence DNA includes these proteins:
- the LOC114420349 gene encoding uncharacterized protein LOC114420349, producing MQLLELEEMTLNVYESSKIYKQKIKAYHDRKLLKRNFQLGQQVLLFNSRLNLFPKRLKSKWSSPFTIKYVKPYEAIELMDPSSTDPEQSWIMNGQRLKIYNGGNIERLTTIIHLQDP from the coding sequence ATGCAGCTTCTAGAGTTGGAGGAAATGACACTCAATGTCTATGAATCCTCCAAGATTTATAAGCAAAAGATAAAGGCATACCATGATCGGAAACTACTAAAGAGGAACTTCCAGCTTGGACAACAAGTGTTGTTGTTCAATTCCCGACTAAATCTTTTTCCTAAAAGACTTAAGTCCAAGTGGTCTAGCCCCTTCACAATCAAATATGTGAAGCCCTATGAAGCTATTGAATTGATGGATCCTTCATCTACTGACCCAGAGCAGAGCTGGATTATgaatggccaaaggttgaagaTCTACAATGGTGGCAATATTGAGAGATTGACCACCATCATCCACCTCCAAGACCCATGA